One region of Candidatus Neomarinimicrobiota bacterium genomic DNA includes:
- a CDS encoding class II aldolase/adducin family protein — translation MSHQLGNPAHRFTILGEGNSSAQLDENLFLVRASGTELRTLQPEHLVATRFETTLSLLDNNASEEETEVTLLESRNDPKALKPSVESTFHAWLLRQPGVNFVGHTHPIEVNKILCSPAAKLFASRRLFPDEIVCCGPKSLLLDYVNPGADLAIAIRNSWDQFIRDNGFTPKILLIKNHGLIAVGETANGVLSATQMANKAAAVFNGAAIHGKIQFMTPGEVEKIHNRLDEKYRQQQIRKQT, via the coding sequence ATGTCCCATCAGCTGGGCAATCCTGCTCATCGATTCACCATACTTGGCGAAGGAAACAGTTCTGCTCAACTGGATGAAAATCTGTTCCTGGTGAGGGCCAGCGGGACCGAATTACGCACCCTCCAGCCGGAGCACCTGGTAGCCACACGATTTGAAACAACACTATCACTCCTGGACAATAATGCTTCAGAGGAAGAGACTGAGGTTACCCTATTGGAATCCAGAAATGATCCGAAGGCGTTAAAACCTTCAGTGGAATCAACCTTCCACGCATGGCTACTCCGGCAACCTGGCGTCAATTTTGTCGGACATACACATCCTATTGAAGTCAATAAAATTCTTTGTTCCCCGGCAGCGAAACTGTTTGCATCCCGGCGTTTGTTTCCGGACGAAATAGTCTGCTGCGGCCCGAAATCCCTCCTGCTTGATTACGTAAACCCTGGTGCTGATCTTGCGATAGCGATTCGGAATTCCTGGGATCAATTTATCCGGGATAACGGTTTTACACCAAAGATACTCCTGATTAAAAACCATGGGCTCATTGCCGTCGGTGAAACTGCCAACGGTGTGCTTTCTGCCACACAGATGGCAAATAAAGCCGCAGCTGTATTCAATGGTGCTGCAATCCATGGGAAAATACAATTTATGACTCCAGGCGAAGTCGAGAAAATCCACAATCGTTTAGATGAAAAATACCGGCAACAACAAATTCGGAAACAAACATAA
- a CDS encoding L-fucose isomerase has translation MSEFKNMEVQTGKRLQGSMPKIGIRPTIDGRRGGVRESLESQTMALAESAAEFLSNNLRHSNGLPVECVIADSCIGGVAEAAQAAEKFQREGVGASLTVTPSWCYGTETMDMDPHTPKAVWGFNGTERPGAVYLSAVLAGHNQKGLPAFSIYGRDVQDEGDTTIPSDVRDKLLRFARAGLAVATMRGKSYLSIGGASMGIAGSMVQEDFFQDYLGMRNESVDMSELTRRLEEEIYDPEEFERAIDWVHEYCKEGQDVNPPKHQLSREEKDATWETVTKMAMIARDLMVGNPRLREFGYGEEAMGHNAILAGFQGQRQWTDHFPNGDFMEAILNSSFDWNGIREPYLMATENDSLNGVVMLFGHLLTNTAQIFADVRTYWSPASVKRVTGLELKGPAENGIIHLINSGSATLDGTGQLEIDDQPAMKPFWDISSDEVKACLDNTKWCPAVQEYFRGGGFSSQFLTRGEMPVTMSRLNIVKGLGPVLQIAEGYAVDLPEDIHSVLNDRTNPTWPTTWFAPNLTGSGAFRDVYTVMYNWGANHGAISYGHIGDELITLASLLRIPVNMHNVDESRIFRPSGWNAFGTAHPEGADYRACDNFGPLYG, from the coding sequence ATGAGTGAATTTAAAAATATGGAAGTCCAGACAGGAAAACGATTACAGGGTTCGATGCCTAAAATCGGGATCAGACCTACCATCGATGGCCGACGTGGTGGTGTTCGGGAATCATTGGAATCACAAACAATGGCACTGGCTGAGTCTGCGGCGGAGTTTTTATCGAACAACCTCCGGCATTCCAACGGGCTACCAGTAGAATGCGTAATTGCTGATTCCTGCATCGGTGGAGTCGCCGAAGCAGCGCAGGCTGCTGAAAAATTTCAGCGGGAAGGCGTCGGTGCCTCCCTGACCGTCACCCCTTCCTGGTGCTATGGCACGGAAACCATGGATATGGATCCGCATACGCCAAAAGCGGTGTGGGGATTTAACGGCACGGAGAGGCCGGGTGCGGTGTATCTCTCCGCCGTCTTGGCCGGTCATAACCAAAAAGGACTACCGGCATTTAGCATCTATGGCAGGGATGTTCAGGATGAAGGTGACACCACTATTCCGTCGGATGTGCGTGATAAACTGCTCCGCTTCGCCCGGGCTGGACTGGCAGTTGCAACGATGCGCGGGAAGTCTTATCTCTCGATCGGTGGCGCTTCCATGGGGATCGCCGGCTCTATGGTCCAGGAAGATTTTTTCCAGGATTATCTCGGTATGCGGAACGAATCGGTGGATATGTCAGAACTCACCAGGCGGCTTGAAGAAGAAATATATGATCCTGAGGAATTTGAGCGGGCAATTGACTGGGTTCATGAATATTGCAAAGAAGGACAGGACGTCAATCCCCCGAAACACCAACTTTCGCGCGAAGAAAAGGATGCTACCTGGGAGACCGTGACGAAGATGGCAATGATTGCCAGAGATCTGATGGTCGGGAATCCGCGCCTCCGGGAATTCGGTTACGGCGAGGAAGCCATGGGCCATAACGCCATTCTGGCTGGATTCCAGGGACAGCGGCAGTGGACGGATCACTTCCCCAACGGTGATTTTATGGAAGCCATACTCAACAGCTCATTCGACTGGAACGGGATCAGGGAACCGTATCTGATGGCAACGGAAAACGACAGCTTGAACGGCGTTGTAATGCTATTTGGTCATTTATTAACCAATACGGCACAGATTTTTGCGGATGTCCGCACTTACTGGAGCCCTGCTTCCGTGAAACGAGTCACCGGACTAGAACTGAAAGGCCCCGCTGAGAATGGTATTATCCATCTCATTAACTCCGGTTCAGCTACGCTGGATGGCACGGGCCAGCTCGAAATTGACGATCAACCGGCAATGAAGCCGTTCTGGGATATTTCCAGTGATGAGGTTAAAGCGTGTTTGGACAATACAAAGTGGTGCCCTGCAGTCCAGGAGTATTTCCGCGGTGGCGGATTTTCCTCCCAATTTCTGACCCGCGGCGAAATGCCAGTAACCATGTCGCGACTGAATATCGTGAAAGGGTTAGGCCCGGTTCTTCAGATTGCTGAAGGCTACGCGGTTGACCTGCCGGAGGATATCCATTCGGTATTAAACGACCGTACGAATCCGACCTGGCCCACGACCTGGTTTGCACCCAACCTGACAGGATCCGGAGCGTTCAGAGATGTATATACCGTGATGTATAACTGGGGCGCGAATCACGGCGCCATCAGCTACGGGCATATCGGGGACGAACTGATTACCCTCGCTTCCCTGCTCAGGATCCCGGTGAATATGCACAATGTGGACGAATCGCGAATATTCCGTCCTAGCGGATGGAATGCTTTTGGCACTGCACATCCTGAAGGCGCAGACTACAGAGCATGTGACAATTTTGGGCCGCTTTACGGGTAA
- a CDS encoding L-rhamnose isomerase — protein sequence MDTDQQVRQSFQYAKEAYFELDVDVEQALETLAAIPISINCWQGDDVQGFESLADIGDGGLQVTGNYPGRARTPDELRADARKAMSLIPGTHRFNLHAIYGDFQEGAPERNEIGPEHFSRWIDWAKDLGIGLDFNPTFFAHEMVKDGLTLSHPDARVRDYWIEHGKACRKIGEAMGKALGTPSVVNVWIPDGSKDLPYDRKGPREHLAGSLDAVFAENIDPAHMKDAVESKLFGIGVESYTVGSHEFYLGYALKNNTLLCLDSGHFHPTEQVGDKISAILTFLDELLLHISRPVRWDSDHIVIQDDMLRLIAEGIIRGEYLSRVNIGLDFFDATVNRLAAWIVGTRAVQKALLKALLEPHNYLAQLELDANKTERLALFETMKSLPFGAVWDYFCRQQDVPPRMAWLDKVKEYERTILSQRQ from the coding sequence ATGGATACAGATCAACAGGTGCGTCAAAGTTTCCAGTATGCGAAGGAAGCCTATTTTGAACTGGATGTAGACGTCGAACAGGCATTAGAAACCCTGGCGGCGATTCCGATTTCTATTAATTGCTGGCAGGGTGATGACGTCCAGGGATTTGAGTCATTAGCCGATATCGGCGACGGCGGTTTACAGGTGACGGGAAACTATCCTGGGCGGGCACGTACACCGGATGAACTCCGGGCCGACGCCCGGAAAGCCATGTCGCTGATACCCGGGACTCACCGGTTTAACCTGCACGCAATCTACGGGGATTTCCAGGAAGGCGCCCCCGAGCGAAATGAGATTGGGCCCGAACATTTTTCCCGTTGGATCGACTGGGCTAAGGACTTGGGGATTGGCCTGGATTTTAATCCGACCTTCTTTGCCCATGAGATGGTGAAGGATGGCCTTACGCTCAGCCACCCGGATGCCAGGGTCAGGGACTACTGGATTGAGCACGGCAAAGCTTGCCGGAAAATCGGCGAAGCCATGGGTAAGGCCCTCGGGACACCGAGTGTTGTGAATGTCTGGATCCCTGACGGCTCCAAAGATTTGCCGTATGATAGGAAGGGTCCCAGAGAACACCTGGCCGGATCACTGGATGCGGTCTTCGCGGAAAATATCGATCCGGCCCATATGAAGGATGCTGTGGAGAGCAAACTGTTTGGCATCGGCGTCGAAAGTTATACCGTGGGTTCTCACGAATTTTATCTAGGCTATGCACTCAAAAACAATACCCTCCTCTGCCTGGACTCCGGACATTTTCATCCCACCGAACAGGTTGGCGATAAAATTTCTGCCATACTCACCTTTTTAGACGAGCTGTTGCTGCATATTTCCCGGCCGGTCCGCTGGGACAGCGATCATATCGTGATCCAGGATGATATGCTGCGTCTCATTGCCGAAGGGATTATCCGAGGCGAATATCTATCCAGAGTGAATATCGGTCTGGACTTTTTTGATGCGACGGTGAACCGCCTTGCCGCCTGGATTGTTGGCACCAGGGCTGTACAAAAGGCTCTCCTCAAAGCGTTGCTTGAGCCCCATAATTATTTGGCACAACTGGAGCTGGACGCGAACAAGACTGAACGCCTGGCACTCTTTGAAACTATGAAGTCATTGCCATTCGGCGCTGTTTGGGATTATTTCTGTCGGCAACAAGATGTTCCGCCCCGCATGGCTTGGCTAGACAAGGTCAAAGAATACGAACGAACGATACTCAGTCAACGACAATAA
- the pelA gene encoding pectate lyase, translated as MNYQRWSFPCSSARLFTGMALSIFLLISVPLGAEDDTSRTTTPVSLEMFGDGIHHWKLEHEIDYPRYDPSEFVKIADNLLQYQNEDGGWPKNIDWLGKLDADSLLSSYTERYRRSTFDNRNTYPQIEYLAKVYTRTGFDRFKDATRRGIEYVLGRQHANGGWRGWDVDAITFNDDVMTGIMNLLLDISLEKSFYSWLDDSTRSNVDTALEQAIDVTLECQIEVNGMKTVWCQQHDHETYEPVKGRSYELPSKTAWESTSVVEFLMRLPEPSQRVIHSVEAAIAWFEKSRIRGIKVKEVTRIMDGEEQRDRIVMEDASAPPIWARYYEVETNRPFFCRRSGEKVYSLQEVNHERRIGYDWYGYWPQELLEKQYPAWREKHDLPD; from the coding sequence ATGAACTACCAAAGATGGAGTTTCCCCTGTTCCTCCGCCAGATTATTTACCGGAATGGCACTGAGCATTTTCCTTTTAATTTCGGTTCCGTTGGGGGCAGAAGACGATACCAGCCGCACGACCACACCGGTCAGCCTGGAGATGTTTGGCGACGGAATCCATCATTGGAAACTTGAGCATGAAATTGATTATCCGAGGTACGATCCGTCGGAGTTCGTGAAAATTGCGGATAACTTGCTCCAATATCAGAATGAGGATGGCGGCTGGCCAAAGAACATCGACTGGCTCGGCAAACTGGATGCGGATTCACTCCTCAGTTCCTACACGGAGCGCTACCGCCGGAGTACCTTCGACAACAGAAATACCTATCCGCAGATTGAATATCTGGCCAAGGTGTATACGAGAACCGGATTTGACCGCTTCAAGGATGCCACTCGGAGGGGAATTGAATATGTCCTAGGGAGGCAGCATGCGAACGGTGGTTGGCGTGGTTGGGATGTCGACGCTATTACATTTAACGATGACGTCATGACCGGCATCATGAACCTGTTGCTTGATATCTCACTTGAAAAGTCGTTCTATTCCTGGCTCGATGATTCAACCAGGTCAAATGTTGATACGGCTTTAGAGCAGGCTATTGATGTCACTCTGGAGTGCCAGATAGAAGTCAACGGTATGAAGACTGTCTGGTGTCAACAACACGATCATGAGACTTATGAACCGGTGAAGGGCCGATCGTATGAGTTGCCGTCAAAAACCGCATGGGAGAGTACATCGGTTGTCGAATTTTTAATGCGATTGCCAGAGCCGAGTCAACGGGTTATTCATTCTGTGGAAGCAGCCATAGCATGGTTCGAAAAATCCAGGATTCGCGGGATTAAGGTGAAGGAGGTAACCCGTATTATGGACGGTGAAGAGCAGCGGGACAGGATTGTAATGGAAGATGCATCTGCGCCACCGATCTGGGCGAGATATTATGAGGTGGAGACCAACAGACCGTTTTTCTGCCGGCGCAGTGGGGAGAAGGTGTACTCACTGCAAGAAGTGAATCATGAACGGCGAATCGGCTACGACTGGTACGGCTACTGGCCACAGGAATTGTTGGAGAAGCAATACCCGGCGTGGCGGGAAAAACACGATTTGCCGGATTAG
- a CDS encoding alpha/beta hydrolase → MLVLTFLLCGSIGFAQDSTLTLWPGGVPGAIDDPEYVEGLFKERAHRIARVSDPTIAVYLPSQDIETGTAVVICPGGGYSYLSIGPEGFDVARWLASYGVAAIVLKYRLPSDRIMKEKSIGPLQDAQRAVRLVRKHAKQWRIDKDKIGIMGFSAGGHLAATLSTQFDREVYPNPIELSARPDFSILIYPVISMTNSLTHGGSRTNLIGEEPGEVLITQYSNEQQISQETSPAFLVHAADDGAVPVGNSIAYFNGLNALDIPAEMHIYESGGHGFALGDYDHSAGAWPETLQEWLKGRGLLGDQ, encoded by the coding sequence CTGCTTGTTCTGACATTCTTGCTATGTGGATCGATTGGCTTTGCCCAGGATTCCACACTAACACTTTGGCCTGGCGGAGTACCTGGTGCTATAGATGACCCGGAATATGTCGAAGGGTTATTTAAGGAGCGCGCCCACAGAATAGCGCGCGTCTCGGACCCGACCATTGCCGTTTATCTGCCATCACAGGACATCGAGACGGGGACAGCAGTTGTCATCTGTCCGGGCGGTGGATATTCATATCTATCTATCGGACCAGAAGGATTCGATGTTGCTCGCTGGCTTGCGTCTTACGGTGTCGCAGCAATCGTGTTAAAATACCGGTTGCCGAGCGACCGTATTATGAAGGAAAAATCGATAGGGCCGCTGCAGGATGCGCAACGGGCAGTGCGGTTGGTGCGAAAACATGCGAAGCAGTGGCGCATCGATAAGGATAAAATCGGAATTATGGGATTCTCCGCCGGAGGGCACCTGGCGGCGACGCTCAGCACGCAATTTGACCGGGAAGTGTATCCGAACCCTATAGAACTCAGCGCCCGACCGGACTTTTCCATATTGATTTATCCGGTTATCTCCATGACCAACAGTTTAACGCATGGCGGCTCACGTACCAATCTCATTGGCGAAGAACCGGGTGAGGTACTCATCACCCAATACTCAAACGAGCAGCAAATTTCACAGGAAACGTCCCCGGCCTTTCTGGTGCACGCGGCCGATGACGGGGCAGTACCGGTCGGAAATAGTATTGCGTATTTTAATGGGCTGAATGCATTGGATATCCCAGCCGAAATGCATATTTATGAATCCGGCGGCCACGGATTTGCGCTGGGCGACTACGATCATTCTGCTGGAGCCTGGCCGGAAACTTTACAGGAATGGCTGAAGGGACGTGGACTTCTTGGCGACCAATAG
- a CDS encoding GreA/GreB family elongation factor → MAVAILKDTHELLRERIKELREEIDANKDDIRDAAAHGDLSENAEYDSAKEKQSMLHYKLNQLQMYMNVEIFDEGDINTDVVSFGTHVKIKNKKNGEVQEYNLVGPAEYELENYPEVMTYTSPLAKALMGKEVGETAEIKKPDKHLEFEVLEIESVLQSE, encoded by the coding sequence ATGGCAGTAGCAATACTCAAGGATACACACGAACTCCTCCGGGAGCGGATTAAAGAGCTCCGGGAAGAGATCGATGCAAATAAGGATGATATCAGAGATGCCGCAGCACATGGCGACTTGTCCGAAAATGCCGAATACGACTCCGCCAAGGAAAAGCAGAGTATGCTCCACTATAAACTGAATCAGCTGCAGATGTATATGAATGTGGAGATTTTCGACGAAGGCGATATTAATACGGATGTGGTCTCCTTTGGTACGCACGTTAAGATTAAGAATAAGAAGAACGGGGAAGTCCAGGAATACAATCTGGTCGGCCCGGCGGAATATGAATTGGAAAATTATCCCGAGGTGATGACCTATACTTCACCGCTGGCAAAAGCGCTGATGGGAAAAGAAGTTGGCGAAACTGCTGAAATTAAAAAGCCAGACAAGCATCTGGAATTCGAGGTACTGGAAATTGAATCGGTTCTGCAAAGCGAGTAG
- the carA gene encoding glutamine-hydrolyzing carbamoyl-phosphate synthase small subunit has translation MVKDATLLLDDGRIFRGKAFGATGETTGEVCFNTGMTGYQEVLTDPSYCRQIVTMTYPHIGNYGVNPDDVESDRIQVAGFVIKEETEIPSNARATQSIGDYLRENDIVGIQDIDTRALVRHIRQEGAMNGIISTEDHDPDSLTEKLSKAPSMIGLDLCMEVTTNGIHKWNGQGSGVKEWKVAAIDYGIKHNILRLLETHGCDITIYPANATAEEILESDPDGIFLSNGPGDPAAVSYAIETIKNLLGKRPVFGICLGHQLLALAIGAETFKLKFGHRGINHPVRNDDTDEVEITCQNHGFAVDVDSVPDTAAITHTNLNDFTVEGLSCKDVPAFSVQYHPEAGPGPHDSRYLFENFIRMMKEFRQ, from the coding sequence ATTGTGAAGGACGCTACGTTACTCTTAGACGACGGCAGAATCTTCCGGGGAAAGGCGTTTGGCGCCACAGGCGAAACTACGGGAGAAGTCTGTTTTAACACCGGAATGACGGGATATCAGGAAGTGTTAACCGATCCGTCGTATTGTCGGCAAATTGTGACTATGACATATCCACATATCGGAAACTACGGCGTAAATCCGGATGACGTGGAATCGGACAGGATTCAGGTGGCTGGATTCGTCATCAAAGAGGAGACCGAAATCCCGTCAAATGCCAGGGCGACCCAGTCCATCGGCGATTACCTGCGGGAGAACGATATCGTTGGAATTCAGGATATCGATACCAGGGCGTTGGTTCGCCATATTCGCCAGGAAGGGGCAATGAATGGGATCATTTCCACCGAAGATCACGACCCGGACTCGCTGACGGAAAAGTTATCCAAAGCGCCATCTATGATAGGATTAGACTTGTGCATGGAAGTGACCACCAATGGAATCCATAAGTGGAATGGCCAGGGTTCCGGCGTAAAAGAATGGAAGGTTGCTGCCATCGATTACGGCATAAAGCACAACATTTTGCGGCTCCTGGAAACCCACGGCTGCGATATTACAATTTATCCGGCAAATGCTACCGCTGAAGAAATCCTCGAAAGCGATCCGGACGGGATCTTTCTTTCGAACGGACCAGGCGATCCGGCGGCGGTTTCGTATGCTATCGAAACCATCAAAAATCTACTCGGGAAACGCCCGGTCTTTGGCATCTGCCTGGGGCATCAGCTTTTGGCGCTGGCCATCGGTGCAGAAACATTTAAACTCAAATTCGGCCACCGCGGTATCAATCACCCTGTTCGAAATGATGACACGGATGAAGTGGAGATTACCTGTCAAAATCACGGGTTCGCAGTCGATGTGGATTCGGTGCCGGATACAGCTGCAATCACCCACACCAACCTGAATGATTTTACGGTGGAAGGTCTTTCCTGTAAGGATGTGCCAGCATTTTCCGTGCAATATCATCCGGAGGCCGGCCCGGGGCCGCACGACTCCCGCTACCTGTTTGAAAACTTTATTCGGATGATGAAGGAATTTCGCCAGTGA
- a CDS encoding ABC transporter ATP-binding protein, with protein MSSPVIRASHLTKSFRNTVVVDDLSFDVNQGDIFGFLGPNGAGKSTTIRMALSLIAPDSGDVELFGKSVRGSRTKTLHDVGALIESADFYEYLSARANLKMLCRLQNIRESRIDEVLDMVELLDRADDRVKAYSHGMKQRLGIAQALLSEPKLLILDEPTTGLDPKGMKSVRNLIADLGNQGITIFLSSHLLYEVEQVCTSLAIINKGKLIVTGSIRELMQETNLFTTEIQAAPKDKAKTLLENIGFIPEVSEEGGSLKVNISREKIPEITQRLVDSGVEIFAVIPRSSLEDYFLSITSEEAGIAA; from the coding sequence GTGAGCTCTCCGGTTATACGCGCATCCCATCTTACAAAATCCTTCCGGAATACTGTCGTTGTCGACGATTTATCCTTCGACGTCAATCAGGGCGATATTTTTGGCTTCCTGGGGCCAAACGGCGCAGGCAAGTCGACGACTATCCGGATGGCGCTTTCCCTGATTGCGCCGGACTCCGGAGATGTGGAACTGTTCGGTAAATCGGTCCGGGGGAGCAGAACGAAAACCCTTCACGATGTTGGTGCGCTTATCGAAAGTGCCGATTTTTACGAGTATCTGAGCGCCAGAGCGAATCTGAAAATGCTCTGCAGACTCCAGAATATCCGGGAATCAAGGATCGACGAGGTGCTGGACATGGTGGAGTTGCTGGACAGGGCAGATGACCGGGTCAAAGCCTATTCCCATGGAATGAAGCAGCGACTTGGCATCGCACAGGCGCTGTTGAGTGAGCCAAAACTCCTGATATTGGACGAGCCAACGACCGGCCTCGACCCAAAGGGTATGAAATCTGTCCGAAATCTGATTGCCGACTTGGGGAATCAGGGGATCACGATTTTTTTATCGTCACATCTCTTGTACGAGGTGGAGCAGGTCTGCACATCGCTGGCGATTATAAACAAAGGAAAATTGATAGTCACCGGCAGCATCCGGGAACTGATGCAGGAGACAAACCTGTTCACCACGGAAATCCAGGCGGCACCGAAGGATAAGGCGAAAACGTTGCTTGAAAATATTGGATTCATCCCGGAGGTATCTGAAGAAGGAGGCAGCCTGAAGGTTAACATTTCCAGGGAAAAAATACCGGAAATCACTCAGAGGCTTGTTGATTCCGGCGTGGAAATTTTCGCTGTAATACCCAGATCATCATTGGAAGATTATTTTCTTTCCATCACCAGCGAGGAGGCCGGGATTGCTGCTTAG
- a CDS encoding ABC transporter permease subunit, producing the protein MLLRLVTNELIKIFGKWRSYIGFAALAILMPLVIWGMSKGSSGIEQSMTHQLQNSFIITGNVFNGFLATYFTMNFLWIHIPFLVVLVAGDVVAAEGASGTFRLYLTRPVSRFRVLTSKVTATGIYTVMLVLFFALMSLGLGSLWLGTGDLIVRHNGILILPPEMAWPRFGLSFLFATGTMLVVAALSFMFSSMVNNGIGPIIGAMAVIIVGLMISNIPIELFEQIQPYLFTSYFDIWSKAFHDPIPWKEIGGNAVVLAVYAAAFLGVSYTIFLRKDILS; encoded by the coding sequence TTGCTGCTTAGACTGGTGACCAACGAACTCATTAAGATCTTTGGAAAGTGGCGATCATACATCGGATTTGCTGCTCTGGCTATACTCATGCCGCTGGTCATTTGGGGTATGTCGAAGGGCAGTAGTGGTATTGAACAATCCATGACACACCAACTGCAGAACTCATTTATTATAACAGGCAATGTGTTCAATGGATTTTTGGCTACTTATTTTACAATGAATTTTCTCTGGATACACATTCCGTTTTTGGTTGTGCTGGTTGCAGGGGACGTTGTTGCAGCGGAAGGTGCTTCGGGCACGTTCCGGCTCTATTTAACGCGCCCGGTGAGCCGGTTTCGTGTGTTAACGTCAAAAGTCACCGCAACCGGCATCTATACGGTGATGCTGGTACTTTTTTTTGCACTCATGAGCCTCGGCCTGGGATCGCTCTGGCTCGGTACCGGGGATTTAATTGTCAGGCATAACGGCATTCTGATACTCCCGCCAGAGATGGCCTGGCCACGGTTTGGTTTATCGTTTCTGTTCGCTACCGGTACCATGCTGGTGGTCGCTGCACTGAGTTTTATGTTTTCATCCATGGTGAATAATGGCATCGGTCCGATTATCGGCGCCATGGCCGTAATTATCGTTGGTCTGATGATTTCCAATATCCCAATTGAACTGTTTGAGCAGATTCAGCCATACCTTTTTACCAGTTATTTCGATATTTGGAGCAAAGCCTTTCATGACCCGATCCCCTGGAAGGAAATCGGGGGAAATGCAGTAGTATTAGCAGTCTATGCCGCGGCATTTTTAGGTGTGAGTTATACGATTTTCCTCAGAAAGGATATCCTGTCATGA